A genomic region of Desulfosarcina ovata subsp. ovata contains the following coding sequences:
- the murC gene encoding UDP-N-acetylmuramate--L-alanine ligase, which produces MYLKKYHIHFVGIGGIGMSGIAELLLNLGYRVSGSDLKASDITANLAQAGGSIFIGHRAGQIAGADVVVVSSAIDATNPEVAAARQAAIPVIPRAEMLAELMRLKYSVAVAGAHGKTSTTSLVANVLAGGGLDPTVVIGGKLKSIGRNAVLGQGDFIVAEADESDGSFLKFSPAIAVVTNIDREHMDFYKDLDAIKQVFLDFIDRIPFYGLAVLCLDNEPLQGLLPRIEKRMVTYGRSTQADLQARDIHFSEMKSRFSVFQRGENLGEFHLAMPGMHNVYNALAAIAVGLELDIPLASIKRALAGAEGVQRRLEIKGETATRIRVVDDYGHHPTEIQVTLEAVKANWPDRRKVVVFQPHRYSRTQALMEEFGRSFNNSDLLVVLPIYAASEKPIAGVSSQVLADCIRAHGHRNVTCLDSLEGCVDHLVKILADKDLLLTLGAGDVYRVGERVLEKLSEAKSSTIARKQVPDR; this is translated from the coding sequence ATGTACCTGAAGAAGTACCATATCCATTTTGTCGGCATCGGCGGCATCGGCATGAGCGGCATCGCCGAGTTGCTGCTTAATCTGGGCTACCGGGTTTCCGGTTCCGACCTCAAGGCCTCGGACATCACGGCCAACCTGGCCCAGGCGGGCGGCAGCATTTTTATCGGCCACCGGGCCGGGCAGATTGCCGGCGCTGATGTGGTGGTGGTCTCATCGGCCATCGACGCCACCAACCCCGAGGTGGCGGCAGCCCGCCAGGCGGCCATCCCGGTAATTCCGCGGGCCGAGATGCTGGCCGAGCTGATGCGCCTGAAATACAGCGTGGCCGTCGCCGGTGCCCACGGCAAGACCTCCACGACCTCCCTGGTGGCCAATGTGCTGGCCGGCGGCGGTTTGGACCCGACGGTGGTGATCGGGGGCAAGCTGAAGAGCATCGGCCGCAACGCCGTTTTGGGGCAGGGCGATTTCATCGTGGCCGAGGCCGACGAGAGTGACGGCTCGTTCCTCAAGTTTTCGCCGGCCATTGCCGTGGTCACCAACATCGACCGGGAACACATGGATTTCTACAAGGATCTGGATGCCATCAAACAGGTGTTTCTCGATTTCATCGATCGCATCCCCTTTTACGGTCTGGCGGTGCTCTGCCTGGACAACGAGCCGCTCCAGGGGCTTTTGCCGCGCATCGAGAAACGCATGGTCACCTACGGGCGCAGCACCCAGGCGGACCTGCAGGCCCGTGACATCCATTTCAGCGAAATGAAGAGCCGGTTTAGCGTGTTTCAGCGCGGAGAGAACCTGGGAGAATTTCACCTGGCCATGCCGGGCATGCACAACGTGTATAACGCCCTGGCGGCCATTGCCGTGGGTCTGGAACTGGATATCCCCCTGGCTTCCATCAAACGTGCCCTGGCCGGTGCCGAGGGCGTGCAGCGGCGCCTGGAGATCAAGGGCGAGACGGCTACCCGCATCCGGGTGGTGGACGATTACGGCCACCACCCCACGGAGATCCAGGTAACCCTTGAGGCGGTCAAGGCCAACTGGCCGGACCGGCGCAAGGTGGTGGTTTTTCAGCCCCACCGCTATTCACGGACCCAGGCGTTGATGGAGGAGTTCGGCCGTTCGTTCAACAACAGCGATCTCTTGGTGGTGCTGCCCATTTACGCGGCCAGCGAGAAGCCGATTGCCGGGGTCAGCAGCCAGGTGCTGGCCGACTGCATCCGGGCCCATGGCCACCGTAACGTGACCTGCCTGGACAGTCTGGAAGGGTGTGTCGACCATCTGGTAAAGATCCTCGCCGATAAGGACCTGTTGTTGACCCTGGGTGCCGGGGACGTCTACCGGGTGGGCGAAAGGGTCCTTGAAAAACTGTCCGAAGCAAAATCGTCAACCATTGCCAGAAAACAGGTGCCTGATCGTTGA
- the murG gene encoding undecaprenyldiphospho-muramoylpentapeptide beta-N-acetylglucosaminyltransferase, with product MPVPDTQMAWRPLRVVVAGGGTGGHLFPGIAVAAEFAARNTATRILFVGAGRPLEKEALARAGFPQRIIAIEGIKGRGLWAKLGAAMKIPGAVWASSGILADVQADLVVGVGGYAAGPVALAAWLKGIPVVLCEQNTIPGVTNRILFPLARRVYVSFEDTRGRIAAAKKRVTGNPVRQPILDAAGQAMGEKDTFTVLVVGGSQGAHAINLAVTEALGHLTAVQKIRFVHQTGDADRAMVAEAYARAGIAADVKAFFHDMATRYTEADLVVCRAGATTVAELAALGKVALFVPFPFAADNHQEHNARFLVDQGAAQMVLERDLNGADLAARIDALADDPAGLAGMAGRSRALGRPDAARAIVDDCYQLVGNQICT from the coding sequence ATGCCCGTACCTGACACACAAATGGCCTGGCGGCCCCTGCGGGTGGTGGTGGCCGGTGGCGGCACCGGCGGCCATCTTTTTCCCGGCATTGCCGTGGCCGCTGAATTCGCCGCCCGCAACACCGCCACCCGCATCCTCTTCGTGGGGGCCGGGCGCCCATTGGAAAAAGAGGCTCTGGCGCGGGCCGGTTTTCCCCAGCGGATCATCGCCATCGAAGGCATCAAGGGACGCGGGCTGTGGGCCAAACTCGGCGCGGCCATGAAAATTCCCGGGGCCGTGTGGGCCTCAAGCGGCATCCTGGCCGACGTGCAGGCCGACCTGGTGGTCGGTGTGGGCGGATACGCCGCCGGACCGGTGGCCCTGGCCGCCTGGCTGAAAGGCATCCCCGTGGTCCTGTGTGAGCAGAACACGATCCCCGGCGTCACCAACCGGATCCTGTTTCCCCTGGCCCGGCGGGTCTACGTCAGCTTCGAGGACACCCGCGGACGGATCGCCGCCGCCAAGAAGCGGGTTACCGGCAACCCGGTGCGCCAGCCCATCCTGGATGCGGCCGGGCAAGCCATGGGTGAGAAAGACACGTTCACCGTCTTGGTGGTGGGCGGCAGCCAGGGGGCGCACGCCATCAACCTGGCCGTGACCGAGGCCCTGGGCCATCTGACGGCCGTGCAGAAGATCCGTTTTGTGCACCAGACCGGTGACGCCGACCGGGCCATGGTGGCCGAGGCCTATGCCCGTGCCGGGATTGCGGCCGACGTAAAGGCCTTTTTTCACGACATGGCCACCCGCTATACCGAGGCCGACCTGGTGGTTTGCCGGGCCGGGGCCACCACCGTGGCCGAGCTGGCCGCCCTGGGCAAGGTGGCGCTGTTCGTGCCTTTTCCCTTTGCCGCCGACAACCACCAGGAACACAATGCCCGCTTTCTGGTGGACCAGGGCGCCGCCCAGATGGTGCTGGAGCGGGACCTGAACGGCGCGGATCTGGCGGCCCGGATCGATGCCCTGGCGGATGATCCGGCTGGGCTGGCCGGGATGGCCGGGCGGTCCAGGGCCCTGGGACGGCCGGATGCGGCCCGGGCGATCGTGGATGATTGTTACCAACTGGTTGGAAATCAAATATGTACCTGA